In the Geobacter sp. FeAm09 genome, one interval contains:
- a CDS encoding TIGR00730 family Rossman fold protein has product MKSICVYCGSSPGRQEAYTSAARDLAKSLVDRNLRLVYGGASVGVMGLVADAVLQLGGEAVGVIPDALMRKELAHPNLTELHVTRSMHERKTMMAELADGFIALPGGIGTLEELFEIWTWAQLGFHGKPCGLLNIAGYYDALITFLDHTVAEQFVREPHRSMLLVEQDPEALLDRFAGYQPPTVQKWVEKADT; this is encoded by the coding sequence ATGAAAAGCATCTGCGTCTATTGCGGTTCCAGCCCCGGTCGCCAGGAGGCCTACACCAGCGCCGCCCGCGACCTGGCAAAATCCCTGGTGGATCGTAACCTGCGGCTCGTCTACGGCGGCGCCAGCGTCGGCGTCATGGGGCTGGTGGCGGATGCCGTGCTGCAACTCGGCGGTGAGGCGGTGGGGGTCATCCCCGATGCGCTCATGCGCAAGGAACTCGCCCACCCGAACCTGACCGAACTCCACGTCACCCGCTCCATGCACGAGCGCAAAACCATGATGGCCGAGCTTGCCGACGGCTTCATCGCCCTGCCGGGAGGAATCGGCACCCTGGAGGAGCTCTTCGAGATCTGGACCTGGGCCCAACTGGGCTTTCACGGCAAACCGTGCGGCCTGCTCAACATCGCGGGGTACTACGACGCGCTGATAACGTTTCTGGATCACACCGTGGCGGAACAGTTTGTCAGGGAGCCGCACCGTTCCATGCTGCTCGTGGAGCAGGACCCCGAGGCGCTGCTGGACCGGTTCGCCGGTTACCAACCGCCAACGGTGCAAAAATGGGTGGAGAAAGCCGATACCTGA
- the mutS gene encoding DNA mismatch repair protein MutS, which translates to MAEQTPMMRQYLEIKSGYPDAILFFRMGDFYEMFLDDALTASRILDIALTSRNKGSGDEIPFCGVPFHSASPYIAKLIEAGHKVAICEQVEDPKQAKGIVRREVVKVVTPGLLIETESLSPDENNYLLTLAAGAGGTWGCAWLDLSTGEFRVTELAGATAAAGEAACIAPREVLLADNLEMDTLPADLRAFLGERIVSRAPGWVFERDYATSLLCGQFGAASAEALGLSAMPAGLMAAGAALYYLRENRKSAIPHIRDIKVYERTEHLALDPATRRNLEITATMAEGKKAGSLLGCLDRTATAMGARRLKQWLSYPLVGLEPIRRRLEAVEELLEAADLREELTTQLREIADLERLNGRIGMASASGRDLRSLYDSLRRLPPLLERLAPLQAGLLHSLAGTIDPLDDIRALVERGIVETPPFSLREGGIIATGYNAELDELRSISSEGKGFIARLEAQEKARTGISTLKIRYNRVFGYSIEVTKSNLGSVPPDYIRRQTLANAERFITEELKNYEEKVLGAEERICDLEYSLFQEIREQVAAQAERICRTADGLAVLDVLISLAIVAGERNYCKPHVDDTDVIDIRDGRHPVIEAMKLGERFVPNDTRLDADENQILMITGPNMAGKSTYMRQVALICLMAQAGSFVPATEARIGIADRIFTRVGAGDNLARGQSTFMLEMMEAATILRNAGPKSLIVMDEIGRGTSTFDGVSIAWAVAEYIHDTPGCRARTLFATHYHELTELATTRERIKNFTVAVREWNDQVIFLRTIIPGGASHSYGIQVARLAGMPADVIERAKEILRNLEHGEFEEGAPRLAKSKKSQPQAPSPQFSLFESTEDQLRLRLKKLNIATLTPLEALNLLDELKRMV; encoded by the coding sequence ATGGCAGAGCAGACCCCCATGATGCGGCAATACCTGGAGATCAAGTCGGGATACCCGGACGCGATCCTCTTCTTCCGCATGGGGGACTTTTACGAGATGTTCCTGGACGACGCCCTCACCGCCTCCCGCATCCTGGACATCGCGCTGACCTCCCGCAACAAGGGGAGCGGCGACGAGATCCCCTTCTGCGGCGTCCCCTTCCATTCGGCCTCCCCCTACATCGCCAAACTGATCGAAGCGGGTCACAAGGTTGCCATCTGCGAACAGGTGGAGGACCCGAAACAGGCCAAGGGGATCGTGCGGCGCGAGGTGGTCAAGGTGGTCACGCCGGGGCTTTTGATCGAGACCGAGAGCCTGTCGCCGGACGAGAACAACTACCTCCTGACCCTCGCCGCGGGCGCGGGCGGCACTTGGGGGTGCGCCTGGCTGGACCTGTCCACGGGCGAATTCCGGGTGACGGAACTGGCGGGCGCCACGGCGGCGGCCGGCGAGGCGGCCTGCATCGCCCCCCGGGAGGTGCTGTTGGCCGACAATCTGGAGATGGACACCCTGCCGGCGGACCTGCGGGCCTTTCTGGGAGAGCGGATCGTCTCCCGCGCTCCGGGGTGGGTCTTTGAACGGGACTATGCCACGTCGCTTCTCTGTGGCCAGTTCGGCGCCGCCTCGGCGGAGGCCCTGGGCCTTAGCGCCATGCCGGCGGGCCTCATGGCGGCCGGCGCGGCCCTGTACTACCTGCGGGAGAACCGCAAGTCGGCCATCCCCCACATCCGGGACATCAAGGTGTACGAGCGCACCGAGCACCTGGCCCTGGACCCGGCCACCCGCCGCAACCTGGAGATCACCGCCACCATGGCCGAGGGGAAGAAGGCAGGCTCCCTGTTGGGCTGCCTGGATAGGACCGCCACCGCCATGGGCGCCCGGCGGCTCAAGCAGTGGCTCAGCTACCCCCTGGTGGGGCTGGAGCCGATCCGCCGGCGCCTGGAGGCGGTGGAGGAGTTGCTGGAGGCCGCCGACCTGCGGGAGGAGTTGACGACCCAATTGCGGGAGATCGCCGACCTGGAGCGGTTGAACGGCCGCATCGGCATGGCCTCGGCCTCGGGCCGCGACCTGCGGTCCCTGTACGACTCCCTGCGCCGCCTCCCTCCGCTTTTGGAGCGCCTGGCACCGTTGCAGGCCGGGCTCCTGCACTCCCTGGCCGGCACCATCGACCCCCTGGACGACATCCGCGCCCTGGTGGAACGGGGCATCGTGGAGACGCCCCCCTTCTCCCTGCGGGAAGGTGGCATCATCGCCACCGGATATAATGCCGAACTGGACGAGCTGCGCTCCATCAGCAGCGAGGGCAAGGGATTCATCGCCCGCCTGGAAGCCCAGGAGAAGGCGCGCACCGGCATCTCCACCCTCAAGATCCGCTACAACCGGGTCTTCGGCTATTCCATCGAGGTGACCAAGAGCAACCTGGGCTCCGTGCCCCCGGACTACATCCGCCGCCAGACCCTGGCCAACGCCGAGCGCTTCATCACCGAGGAATTGAAGAACTACGAGGAAAAGGTGCTGGGGGCCGAGGAGCGCATCTGCGACCTGGAATACTCCCTGTTCCAGGAGATCCGCGAGCAGGTGGCGGCCCAGGCCGAACGCATCTGCCGCACCGCCGACGGTCTGGCGGTGTTGGACGTGCTCATCTCCCTGGCCATCGTGGCGGGCGAGCGAAACTACTGCAAGCCCCACGTGGACGATACGGACGTCATCGACATCAGGGACGGCCGCCACCCGGTCATCGAGGCCATGAAGCTGGGGGAACGCTTCGTCCCCAACGACACCCGCCTGGACGCCGACGAGAACCAGATTCTCATGATCACCGGCCCCAACATGGCCGGCAAATCCACCTACATGCGCCAGGTGGCCCTGATCTGCCTCATGGCCCAGGCCGGCAGCTTCGTCCCGGCCACCGAGGCCCGCATCGGCATTGCCGACCGCATCTTCACCCGGGTCGGCGCGGGGGACAACCTGGCCCGGGGCCAGTCCACCTTCATGCTGGAGATGATGGAGGCGGCCACCATCCTGCGCAACGCCGGTCCCAAAAGCCTGATTGTTATGGACGAGATCGGCCGGGGCACCTCCACCTTCGACGGCGTCTCCATCGCCTGGGCCGTGGCCGAGTACATCCACGACACCCCCGGCTGCCGGGCCCGCACCCTGTTCGCCACCCATTACCACGAGCTGACCGAGCTGGCCACCACCAGGGAGCGGATCAAGAACTTCACCGTGGCGGTGCGGGAGTGGAACGACCAGGTCATCTTCCTGCGCACTATCATCCCCGGCGGCGCTTCCCACTCCTACGGCATCCAGGTGGCCCGCCTGGCCGGCATGCCGGCGGACGTGATCGAGCGGGCCAAGGAGATCCTGCGCAATCTGGAGCACGGCGAGTTCGAGGAGGGTGCCCCGCGCCTGGCCAAGAGCAAGAAGAGCCAGCCCCAGGCCCCCTCTCCCCAGTTCTCCCTGTTCGAGAGTACGGAGGACCAACTGCGCCTGCGCCTGAAGAAGCTCAACATCGCCACCCTCACCCCCCTGGAGGCACTCAACCTGCTGGATGAATTGAAACGGATGGTGTGA
- a CDS encoding outer membrane protein, protein MKKTLTTLALLIAVAIPAASQAAPMRPGPYVTGFLGITVPKSANVSGVDYTSGTGTNFNERVEFDPGVYVGGAGGYDFGFLRLEGELSYKHAEISTITGSTGSQLTNPDGSLGALAFMANAFVDLHNDTPVTPYLGGGIGFASLHLSDTYGGAQHGLLYSEADDTVFAYQVGAGVDIAINRRYSLDVGYRYFNTDKANFNGDWVTVHGMKFESHNVAVGFRVKF, encoded by the coding sequence ATGAAAAAGACCTTGACCACCCTTGCACTGCTCATAGCCGTCGCCATCCCCGCCGCAAGCCAGGCGGCCCCCATGCGGCCAGGCCCCTATGTCACCGGCTTCCTCGGCATAACCGTGCCCAAATCCGCCAACGTATCGGGGGTTGACTACACCAGTGGGACGGGCACGAATTTTAACGAACGCGTCGAATTCGATCCCGGCGTGTACGTCGGCGGTGCCGGTGGCTATGATTTCGGCTTCCTGCGCCTGGAAGGCGAGCTTTCCTACAAACACGCGGAAATCAGCACGATTACCGGCTCCACGGGCAGCCAGCTCACGAATCCCGACGGCTCTCTCGGCGCCCTGGCTTTCATGGCCAACGCCTTTGTGGACCTCCACAACGATACCCCGGTCACCCCCTACCTGGGGGGCGGCATCGGCTTTGCCTCGCTGCACCTGAGCGACACCTATGGCGGGGCGCAACATGGGCTGCTGTATTCCGAGGCCGACGACACCGTCTTTGCCTACCAGGTCGGCGCCGGGGTGGACATTGCCATCAACCGCAGGTATTCGCTGGATGTGGGGTACCGCTACTTCAACACCGACAAGGCCAACTTCAACGGCGATTGGGTTACGGTGCATGGCATGAAGTTCGAAAGCCACAACGTGGCGGTGGGCTTCAGGGTCAAATTCTGA
- a CDS encoding cytochrome c3 family protein, whose translation MKQTAALLALLAFPVSALAAPEVLNFKNKVTFPHKDHMAITGTCATCHVEGIGKIKGFGKEWAHKSCKGCHAEMAKGPVRCSGCHKWKD comes from the coding sequence ATGAAACAGACCGCCGCCCTGCTTGCCCTGCTTGCCTTCCCGGTATCGGCCCTTGCCGCTCCCGAGGTGCTCAATTTCAAAAACAAGGTAACCTTTCCCCACAAGGACCATATGGCCATTACCGGCACCTGCGCCACCTGCCATGTGGAGGGCATCGGCAAGATCAAGGGGTTCGGCAAGGAGTGGGCGCACAAGAGCTGCAAAGGGTGCCATGCGGAGATGGCGAAAGGCCCGGTCAGGTGTTCGGGCTGCCACAAATGGAAGGATTAG
- a CDS encoding Slp/YeaY family lipoprotein: MKALLLSACSLLFLAGCVHVFSERADLMVDRSIGYEQLRQNPKGYVGKYVKFGGIIASTKNTKDGSQVEVVQFNLGSDDMPYEEHVSGGRFLATSPGYLDNLVFKAGRPVAVIGEVKGEKVLPLGEISYTYPVIAIVEIHVWRRSDLYPYPPGYYDPPYYYYGYGPAYPYGWGGPYWYGPRHWR, encoded by the coding sequence ATGAAAGCATTACTGTTATCGGCGTGTTCCCTGCTGTTTTTGGCCGGCTGTGTCCACGTGTTCAGCGAACGGGCGGACCTGATGGTGGACCGCAGCATCGGCTACGAGCAGCTCAGGCAGAATCCCAAGGGGTATGTGGGCAAATACGTGAAGTTCGGCGGGATCATCGCGTCCACCAAGAACACCAAGGACGGATCCCAGGTGGAGGTGGTGCAATTCAACCTGGGGAGCGACGACATGCCCTATGAAGAGCACGTCTCCGGCGGACGGTTCCTGGCCACCAGTCCCGGTTACCTGGACAATCTGGTGTTCAAGGCGGGACGACCGGTTGCGGTCATCGGAGAGGTGAAAGGGGAGAAGGTCCTGCCCTTGGGTGAGATCAGCTACACCTATCCGGTGATCGCCATCGTGGAGATTCATGTCTGGAGGCGGTCCGACCTGTATCCGTACCCGCCGGGGTACTACGACCCCCCGTACTACTATTACGGATACGGCCCGGCTTACCCCTACGGCTGGGGCGGCCCCTACTGGTACGGGCCGCGTCACTGGAGATAG
- the wrbA gene encoding NAD(P)H:quinone oxidoreductase → MCKVLVVYYSMYGHIYKMAEAVAEGVREVAGCEAVIKRVPETLSDEVLGMMGALEAQKGMAHIPVATVDDLAGADAVIFGTPTRFGNMCGQMRQFLDATGQLWVKGTLVGKPGSVFASSATQHGGQESTILSFHTTLLHQGMVVVGLPYAFAGQMDISQITGGSPYGASTITGGKGERLPSDNELAGARYQGAHVARIALKLKQ, encoded by the coding sequence ATGTGCAAGGTACTCGTCGTTTATTACAGCATGTATGGGCATATCTACAAAATGGCCGAGGCGGTTGCCGAGGGGGTTCGCGAGGTGGCGGGGTGCGAGGCGGTCATCAAACGCGTGCCCGAAACCCTGTCCGATGAGGTGTTGGGGATGATGGGGGCGCTGGAGGCCCAGAAAGGCATGGCCCATATTCCGGTCGCAACGGTGGATGATCTGGCCGGTGCCGATGCCGTCATCTTCGGCACCCCGACCCGCTTCGGCAACATGTGCGGCCAGATGCGCCAGTTTCTGGACGCCACCGGCCAACTCTGGGTGAAGGGAACGCTGGTGGGCAAACCTGGCAGCGTCTTCGCCAGTTCCGCCACCCAGCACGGGGGGCAGGAATCCACCATCTTGAGCTTCCACACGACCCTGCTCCACCAGGGGATGGTGGTGGTCGGCCTCCCCTACGCCTTTGCCGGGCAGATGGACATTTCCCAGATCACCGGGGGGAGCCCCTACGGCGCGTCTACCATCACCGGGGGCAAGGGGGAACGCCTGCCCAGCGACAACGAACTGGCCGGCGCCCGCTACCAGGGCGCCCACGTGGCGCGCATCGCCCTGAAGCTGAAACAGTAG
- a CDS encoding FUSC family protein — translation MTRRYYFRRLVRREWPRIVLAARGTVAALAALVVAIFLHLECPYWAAMTALIVIQPTRGLLLEKSFFRLIGTATGSVAGVAMLLTATSPAMLTLLLALWLALCVGIGNLLYGLRSYGALIGGCTGAVIAMSGYNNSSHLHDLVFGRVACIIVGIVVSTTVTLFFTHRNSKRELLFRLAKVAVADLEWVALLLRGGSKEDLNALRQDIFVEIADIEGTMDAAWAGSFDLKRRKRRIRNLIVSLLSLLEAGKLAGDYLTLQGAHQAPWREELARHLEEMARQLEQHKSTKQATARLTAFLAEARPHLPLLGEAMGELVNALQLVIDEWDNTTTHGPERPATNLYIRNRDWLEAGRAALRAACAIGAVGVLWQATGWAEGPLMMMAASLMVSIFSTHDRPAVLLTYIFAGAVTGVAAAFLCRLVILPGTSAPFVQVAVSIPFLMAGAIALYHRRTAMGAMDAMLFFLFVMQPGLPAVPPPTAYVAGGCAALGGIGVAILSFRFLLPIDPARRLRSFLSAIVSDLIVMAATDSLATVDNRRARTHHRVLGMLANARKLNNDLSAIVDGGLAALAIARCLQRLRTDEMGEGIPLVASGAIRETMLQLSSAIRRPEEILTVLESTAITLCSVMKPHLDTFTPKTPTPDRPRNLQLDEVFVARKKGLSPT, via the coding sequence ATGACGAGACGCTACTACTTCCGCCGCCTTGTCCGCCGCGAGTGGCCGCGCATCGTGCTGGCGGCCCGGGGGACCGTGGCCGCCCTGGCCGCCCTGGTCGTGGCCATTTTCCTCCACCTGGAGTGCCCCTATTGGGCGGCCATGACCGCGCTCATCGTCATCCAGCCGACCCGCGGGCTGCTGCTGGAAAAGAGCTTCTTCCGCCTCATCGGCACGGCCACCGGCTCGGTGGCCGGGGTGGCCATGCTCCTCACCGCCACGTCGCCCGCCATGCTCACCCTCCTGCTCGCCCTCTGGCTGGCCCTGTGCGTCGGCATCGGCAACCTGCTGTACGGGCTCCGCTCCTACGGCGCCCTCATCGGCGGCTGCACCGGCGCGGTCATCGCCATGTCCGGCTACAACAATTCGTCCCATCTGCACGACCTGGTCTTCGGGCGGGTCGCCTGCATCATCGTCGGCATCGTGGTTTCCACCACGGTGACCCTGTTTTTCACTCACCGCAATTCCAAACGCGAGCTGCTGTTCCGGCTGGCCAAGGTGGCCGTGGCCGACCTGGAGTGGGTGGCCCTGCTCCTGCGCGGCGGAAGCAAAGAGGACCTGAACGCCCTGCGCCAGGACATCTTTGTGGAGATCGCCGACATCGAGGGGACCATGGACGCGGCCTGGGCCGGTTCGTTCGATCTCAAGCGCCGGAAGCGCCGCATCAGGAACCTGATCGTCTCACTCCTTTCGCTCCTGGAAGCCGGCAAGCTGGCCGGCGATTACCTGACCCTCCAGGGGGCGCACCAGGCCCCGTGGCGGGAAGAACTGGCCCGGCACCTGGAAGAGATGGCGCGGCAGTTGGAACAGCATAAATCGACCAAACAGGCGACGGCCCGGCTTACGGCGTTCCTGGCCGAAGCGCGCCCCCATCTGCCGCTGTTGGGCGAGGCCATGGGCGAGTTGGTCAATGCCCTGCAACTGGTCATCGACGAGTGGGACAACACGACTACCCACGGCCCGGAGCGGCCGGCGACCAACCTGTACATCCGCAACCGGGACTGGCTGGAGGCCGGCCGGGCGGCGTTGCGCGCCGCATGCGCCATCGGTGCCGTGGGGGTGCTGTGGCAGGCGACCGGGTGGGCGGAAGGACCGCTGATGATGATGGCGGCGTCGCTCATGGTCAGCATCTTCTCCACCCACGACCGCCCGGCGGTCCTGCTTACCTACATCTTTGCCGGGGCCGTGACCGGCGTTGCGGCGGCGTTCCTCTGCCGGCTGGTCATCCTGCCGGGAACCAGCGCCCCCTTCGTGCAGGTGGCCGTCAGCATCCCGTTCCTCATGGCCGGGGCCATCGCCCTGTACCACCGCCGGACCGCCATGGGGGCCATGGACGCCATGCTCTTCTTCCTGTTCGTCATGCAGCCGGGCCTGCCCGCCGTCCCGCCCCCCACGGCCTATGTGGCCGGCGGCTGCGCCGCCCTCGGCGGGATCGGCGTCGCCATCCTGTCATTCCGTTTCCTGCTCCCCATCGACCCGGCCCGGCGGCTGCGTTCGTTCCTCAGCGCCATCGTCAGCGACCTGATCGTCATGGCGGCCACGGATTCGCTCGCCACGGTGGACAACCGCCGCGCCCGCACCCATCACCGGGTCCTGGGCATGCTCGCCAATGCCCGAAAGCTGAATAACGATTTAAGCGCCATTGTGGACGGCGGACTCGCGGCCCTGGCCATTGCCCGCTGCCTCCAGCGGCTGCGCACGGATGAGATGGGCGAAGGGATCCCCCTCGTGGCCTCCGGCGCCATCCGGGAAACCATGCTCCAGCTCTCCTCGGCCATCCGGCGGCCGGAGGAGATTCTGACGGTGCTGGAAAGCACGGCCATCACCCTCTGCTCGGTCATGAAGCCGCACCTGGACACCTTCACCCCGAAGACGCCGACACCTGACCGGCCCCGAAACCTTCAGTTGGACGAGGTGTTCGTGGCGCGGAAAAAGGGGCTCTCCCCCACCTGA
- a CDS encoding MarR family winged helix-turn-helix transcriptional regulator — protein sequence MDNTYKQINSSNLFFRLGLLTRHWRQVLDTTFQSAGLTDATWRPLLHLHLLGDGVRQKELAAAIGIEGPSLVRLLDTLMLKGLVQRSEDATDRRAKRLCLTPAGETTVARIREALATLDSELLSPFSAGDIASLDGYVATLESAVNAVRKQVRG from the coding sequence ATGGATAATACGTATAAACAAATAAACAGCAGCAACCTCTTCTTCCGTCTCGGCCTCCTGACCCGGCACTGGCGCCAGGTACTGGACACCACCTTCCAGTCGGCCGGGCTGACGGACGCCACCTGGCGTCCCCTCCTGCACCTGCACCTCCTGGGGGATGGGGTCCGCCAGAAGGAGCTGGCCGCCGCCATCGGTATCGAGGGGCCTTCTCTGGTGCGCCTCCTGGACACCCTCATGCTCAAGGGGCTGGTCCAGCGCTCGGAGGACGCCACGGACCGCCGGGCGAAACGGCTTTGCCTGACGCCTGCGGGCGAGACCACCGTAGCCCGCATCCGTGAGGCCCTGGCCACCCTGGACAGTGAACTCCTCAGCCCCTTCAGCGCCGGTGACATCGCCAGCCTCGACGGCTACGTCGCCACCCTGGAAAGCGCGGTGAACGCCGTGAGAAAGCAGGTGCGGGGATGA
- a CDS encoding AlpA family transcriptional regulator, whose protein sequence is MQTKNNCNPLPETGLVRLSQILGDKKKGIPPIIPVSKSTWWAGVKSGRYPKPIKLGERTTCWNVLDIRQLFNQSET, encoded by the coding sequence ATGCAAACAAAAAATAACTGCAACCCGCTCCCTGAAACAGGCCTTGTGAGGCTGTCGCAAATTCTTGGGGACAAGAAAAAAGGGATACCGCCTATCATACCCGTGAGCAAATCGACGTGGTGGGCTGGCGTGAAGTCGGGACGTTACCCAAAGCCAATAAAATTGGGAGAGCGGACGACCTGCTGGAATGTTCTTGATATTCGACAACTTTTTAACCAGTCAGAAACATAA
- a CDS encoding replication initiation factor domain-containing protein: MLNEKKQDAMKANGVLDQNPHERQYIHLASGKPPNYRYHLQFPEYHLYLSITEKAEGSPNGYLSVNSEALWKYGLPYVLETLEIDLYHFGGIIERTQPSRVDMCVDYRIPDGLTLPFLETHRVSRAKETTFHLRHDVLETYYVGSPSAPVRLRIYDKDKEIHAKGTKFWFAEIWNTDDIAEVWRVEFQMRRPFLRQFGINSLEDLWQKIGGVWAYLTGEWISLRLPDNGRTARRSVLPWWEHVQQAGNQYDSAGGVRRYGQSDMLAPVEWYVSHVAGCLASVAARLNIDDCSEAVKVLGDNQEGHWRHRDFKSEVQKRSIRLGRISCDQEGGGL; encoded by the coding sequence ATGTTGAATGAAAAGAAACAGGATGCCATGAAGGCAAACGGGGTCCTGGATCAGAATCCACATGAACGGCAGTACATCCACCTTGCCAGCGGCAAGCCGCCAAATTACCGTTATCATCTTCAGTTCCCCGAATATCACCTATATCTGTCCATAACCGAAAAGGCCGAAGGCTCCCCGAATGGGTATCTTTCCGTCAATTCAGAAGCCTTGTGGAAGTACGGCCTCCCCTATGTCCTGGAAACCCTGGAAATCGACCTGTACCATTTCGGCGGCATAATAGAACGCACCCAACCCAGCCGTGTTGACATGTGCGTTGATTACCGCATACCCGACGGGCTCACCCTCCCCTTTCTCGAAACGCACCGGGTATCGAGGGCCAAAGAGACGACCTTTCATCTGCGCCATGATGTTCTTGAAACCTATTACGTCGGCTCTCCCTCCGCTCCTGTCCGACTGCGTATCTATGACAAGGACAAGGAGATTCACGCCAAAGGCACAAAATTCTGGTTCGCGGAAATCTGGAACACTGACGACATAGCCGAAGTCTGGCGGGTGGAATTCCAGATGCGCCGACCATTCTTGCGGCAATTTGGAATTAACAGCCTTGAAGACCTCTGGCAAAAGATCGGCGGGGTGTGGGCATACCTGACAGGCGAGTGGATTTCCTTACGCCTGCCGGACAACGGCAGAACGGCGAGAAGGTCTGTTCTCCCCTGGTGGGAACATGTGCAGCAGGCCGGGAATCAATATGATTCGGCTGGAGGGGTACGGCGTTATGGTCAAAGCGACATGCTCGCCCCGGTGGAATGGTATGTTTCCCACGTTGCCGGGTGTCTCGCTTCCGTTGCCGCTCGGCTTAACATTGACGATTGCTCGGAGGCGGTCAAGGTGCTTGGCGACAATCAGGAAGGACACTGGCGGCACAGGGACTTTAAGAGCGAAGTTCAAAAACGCTCCATTCGTTTGGGCCGAATCAGTTGCGATCAGGAAGGGGGCGGTCTATAA
- a CDS encoding diguanylate cyclase has protein sequence MIATKLKNFRETFMRQLPAKLDAVREAHAALGQGVPAKEAVNELYRCFHTLRGESANFGLHALSAQAAEGEHLARRLRKGEAGPESAWRPQVQELIGRLEREAARTDAPQAMDLQALEVVAAAETFHEMERKVVYLCEYDSLQRLNLATQIGCFGFEVVTFGELEQFRNAVRGGHPDAIVMDLVYPGLPTGGADVMREVRPELEREIPTVFISSLGDLPSRLAALRAGSDAYFVKPVNITRLCTALHALTTRETAAPYRIMIVDDDQLLTEMTALTLREAGMETRSLNDPLQALPLLQEFKPDLILMDMHMPGCSGAELTRAIRQIDTCFSIPIIFLSSETNADTQFEARRMGGDEFLLKPIRPDHLISSVTALAGRMKAIRSSMTTDAMTGLFNHTATKKHLDRAIEEALSRQETLCFAMIDLDHFKEINDQYGRAAGDRVLMALARLLRQRLRTCDVVGRTGGEEFAVILPDCGIMDAGHLLEQILESFAAIGFPVGEEYFNSTFSCGVASLDKFGTTEKLYKAADEALYISKEEGRNRVIAVGCEDVE, from the coding sequence TTGATAGCGACAAAACTGAAGAATTTCCGCGAGACGTTCATGCGGCAACTCCCCGCCAAGCTGGACGCCGTGCGGGAGGCGCATGCCGCCCTGGGCCAAGGGGTACCGGCCAAAGAGGCGGTCAACGAACTGTACCGCTGCTTCCATACCCTGCGGGGAGAGAGTGCCAACTTCGGTCTGCACGCCCTGAGCGCCCAGGCCGCGGAGGGGGAACACCTGGCGCGGCGGCTGCGCAAGGGAGAGGCGGGCCCCGAGAGCGCCTGGCGTCCCCAGGTGCAGGAGCTCATCGGCCGCCTGGAGCGCGAGGCGGCCCGCACCGACGCGCCCCAGGCCATGGATCTCCAGGCCCTGGAGGTGGTGGCGGCCGCCGAGACCTTCCACGAGATGGAGCGCAAGGTTGTCTACCTCTGCGAATACGATTCCCTGCAGCGCCTGAACCTGGCTACCCAGATCGGTTGTTTCGGCTTCGAGGTGGTGACCTTCGGGGAGCTGGAGCAGTTCCGCAACGCCGTCCGCGGCGGGCATCCCGATGCCATCGTCATGGACCTGGTGTACCCCGGTCTCCCCACGGGCGGGGCCGACGTGATGCGGGAGGTCCGCCCCGAACTGGAGCGGGAGATCCCGACGGTCTTCATCTCCTCCCTGGGCGACCTCCCCTCCCGTCTTGCGGCGCTCCGGGCCGGTTCCGACGCCTATTTCGTCAAACCGGTCAACATCACCCGTCTGTGCACGGCCCTCCACGCCCTGACCACCCGCGAGACCGCGGCGCCGTACCGGATCATGATCGTGGACGACGACCAGCTCCTGACGGAGATGACCGCCCTCACCCTCCGGGAGGCGGGCATGGAGACCCGAAGCCTCAACGACCCCCTGCAAGCACTTCCCCTGCTCCAGGAGTTCAAGCCGGACCTGATCCTCATGGACATGCACATGCCCGGCTGCAGCGGCGCGGAACTGACCAGGGCGATCCGGCAGATCGACACCTGTTTCAGCATCCCGATCATCTTCCTCTCCAGCGAGACCAATGCGGACACCCAGTTCGAGGCGCGGCGCATGGGGGGGGACGAATTCCTGCTCAAACCGATCAGGCCTGACCACCTGATCTCCTCCGTCACCGCCCTGGCCGGGCGCATGAAGGCCATCCGCTCCTCCATGACCACGGACGCCATGACCGGGCTGTTCAACCATACCGCCACCAAGAAGCATCTCGACCGGGCCATCGAAGAGGCCCTCAGCCGCCAGGAGACGCTCTGCTTCGCCATGATCGACCTGGACCATTTCAAGGAGATCAACGACCAGTACGGCCGCGCGGCGGGGGACCGGGTCCTCATGGCCCTGGCCCGGCTGCTCCGGCAGCGGCTGCGCACCTGCGACGTGGTCGGCCGCACCGGGGGCGAGGAGTTTGCCGTCATCCTCCCCGACTGCGGCATCATGGATGCCGGCCACCTCCTGGAGCAGATCCTGGAAAGCTTCGCCGCCATCGGTTTTCCTGTTGGCGAGGAGTATTTCAACTCAACCTTCAGTTGCGGCGTCGCCTCCCTGGACAAGTTCGGCACGACGGAAAAGCTCTACAAGGCGGCCGACGAGGCGCTCTACATCTCCAAGGAGGAGGGGCGCAACCGGGTCATCGCCGTGGGGTGCGAGGACGTGGAGTAA